The Phaenicophaeus curvirostris isolate KB17595 chromosome 15, BPBGC_Pcur_1.0, whole genome shotgun sequence genome window below encodes:
- the SRA1 gene encoding steroid receptor RNA activator 1, giving the protein MAGPSVRPGNPERGWNDPPQFSYRLQARGGGSRQTLLTRRPPPPPAGTRPGRPPAAAAAAAPPGPPPRAPGPPPLGSPRPRPRSASPEEDDDDDEGAPPAAAAVVAPLRAALAACRPALQKQVCDDIGRRLTLLEAAWAQGKLSAPVRKSMGVLVRELEQQRWDAADETHRSLMVDHVHEVSQWLVGVKRLIAEARSLPAAETVDGGAGPGPEHPEGTARAAD; this is encoded by the exons ATGGCGGGGCCCTCCGTGAGACCGG GGAACCCGGAGCGCGGCTGGAACGACCCCCCCCAGTTCTCGTACCGGCTGCAGGCGCGGGGCGGAGGCTCCCGGCAAACGCTGCTCACCCGccggccccccccgccgcccgcggGGACCCGCCCGG GCcgcccccccgccgccgccgccgccgccgccccccccgggcCGCCGCCCCGAGCTCCGGGGCCGCCCCCGCTCGGGTCCCCCCGCCCGCGGCCGCGCTCGGCCAGCCCGGAGGAGGACGACGACGACGACGAGGgggccccgcccgccgccgccgccgtggTGGCCCCGCTGCGGGCAGCCCTGGCCGCCTGCCGCCCCGCGCTGCAG AAACAGGTCTGCGACGACATCGGCCGGCGGCTGACGCTGCTGGAGGCTGCGTGGGCTCAGGGGAAGCTGTCGGCCCCAGTGAGGAAGAGCATGGGGGTCCTGGTGCGAG agctcgaGCAGCAGCGCTGGGACGCGGCTGACGAGACCCACCGCTCGCTCATGGTGGACCACGTGCACGAGGTGAGCCAGTGGCTGGTGGGCGTCAAGCGCTTGATCGCCGAGGCGAGGAGCCTGCCGGCCGCAGAGACTGTGGATGGCGGTGCTGGGCCTGGCCCCGAGCACCCTGAGGGCACGGCCAGGGCTGCGGACTGA
- the APBB3 gene encoding amyloid-beta A4 precursor protein-binding family B member 3 translates to MLGKDYMLAIVLVNCDDNLWSDQNLETDPDLPPGWRKIRDSLGTYYWHVPSGTTQWQHPAHTTSPGGHLEADREETLQGMDGQAPMVKHSAKDRPIPSPMASLSRRSSLPWHGDDSQHSTDPGSKCFAVRSLGWVEIPEEDLAPGKSSIAVNNCIQQLSNSKGQGSAGNRGEGQDLVMILKKDTMSLVDPLDHSLVHRQPILNIRVWGVGCNNGRDRDFAFVASDKDTCVLKCHVFHCNVPAKGIAKALHEMCSKIVAERAVASSRMPRAATLEPISTKDLPLQVDILEAVRQSMQTYEALYIGSLPVPRAMGMDVLNEAIEKLTRGPGREHWTPSVIHVSDTAMRVHPVQEDEEAAQLWECQVRYVTFLGVGRDAHTFALIVDTGRRFQCAAFWCEPDAGDVSQAMQAACMVQYQRCLLAAPAAAKAAGRAGGARRGRGRGLLSLLEPLRPRRALPHSP, encoded by the exons ATGCTGGGCAAGGACTACATGCTGGCCATCGTCCTCGTCAACTGCGACG ACAACCTCTGGAGTGACCAGAACCTGGAGACAGACCCTGACCTCCCCCCAGGCTGGAGGAAAATCCGTGACTCTCTGGGCACCTACTACTGGCATGTGCCAAGTGGCACGACGCAATGGCAACACCCTGCACACACCACCAGCCCAGGAGGGCACCTGGAGGCTGACAGAGAGGAGACACTCCAGGGAATG GATGGCCAGGCCCCCATGGTGAAGCACTCAGCTAAAGACAGGCCCATTCCCAGCCCTATGGCTTCGCTGTCCCGGAG GTCCTCATTGCCCTGGCATGGAGATGActcccagcacagcacagaCCCCGGCTCCAAG TGCTTTGCTGTGCGGTCACTTGGGTGGGTGGAAATCCCCGAGGAGGACTTGGCACCTGGGAAAAGTAGCATCGCTGTCAACAACTGCATCCAGCAGCTCTCCAACAGCAAGGGCCAGGGCTCTGCGGGGAACCGAGGCGAG GGCCAGGACCTGGTGATGATCCTGAAGAAGGACACCATGAGCCTGGTGGACCCCCTCGACCACAGCCTCGTCCACCGCCAGCCCATCCTCAACATCCGTGTCTGGGGCGTTGGCTGCAACAATGGCAG GGACAG AGACTTCGCCTTCGTGGCCAGTGACAAGGACACCTGCGTCCTCAAGTGTCACGTCTTCCACTGTAACGTGCCCGCCAAGGGCATTGCTAAGGCCCTGCATGAGATGTGTTCCAAG ATCGTGGCTGAGCGAGCCGTAGCAAGCAGCAGGATGCCACGTGCCGCCACGCTGGAGCCCATCTCCACCAAGGATCTGCCACTGCAAG TGGATATCCTGGAAGCGGTGAGGCAGTCGATGCAGACCTACGAGGCGCTGTACATCGGCAGCCTGCCCGTGCCCAGGGCCATGG ggatggatgtGCTGAATGAAGCTATCGAGAAGCTGACGAGGGGCCCCGGGCGGGAGCACTGGACGCCCTCCGTCATTCATGTGTCTGACACGGCCATGAGGGTGCACCCCGTGCAG GAGGACGAGGAGGCGGCACAGCTCTGGGAGTGCCAGGTGCGGTATGTCACCTTCCTGGGCGTGGGCCGGGACGCCCACACCTTCGCGCTCATCGTGGACACGGGGCGACGCTTCCAGTGCGCGGCATTCTGGTGCGAGCCCGACGCCGGCGACGTCTCGCAGGCCATGCAGGCGGCCTGCATG GTGCAGTACCAGCGCTGCCTGCTGGCCGCTCCGGCCGCCGCGAAGGCTGCGGGGCGGGCCGGCGGCGCCCGGCGGGGCCGGGGTCGGGGGCTGCTGTCGCTGCTGGAGCCGCTGCGGCCCCGCCGGGCGCTGCCCCACAGCCCGTAG